In Sphaerisporangium krabiense, the DNA window CCAGGAGCTTGCTGAACGGGTCGCGCGCGGCGACGGCCGTGCGCAGGCCGCGCTGGACGATCAGGCCGTACACCATGAGCAGCGCCATCAGGCCGGTGAGCCCGAGCTCCTCGCCCGTGGCGGTGAAGATGAAGTCGGAGAAGGACAGCGGGATCAGGTCGGGGTGGCCCTGACCGAGCCCGGTGCCGAGGACGCCGCCCGACCCCATGCCGAACAGGCCCTCCATGAGCTGCGCGCTGCCGCCGACCTTGTCGAAGAGCGCCGGGTCCGCCGGGTCGAGCCAGACGTCGAAGCGGGCCTTCACGTGGTCGAACAGCAGCCCTGCGGCGAACGCGCCGCTGAGGAAGAGCGTGATGCCGATGAGCACCCAGGAGGTGCGCTGGGTGGCGATGTAGAGCATCGCGACGAACGCGCCGAACAGCAGCAGGGAGGTGCCGAGGTCCTTTTCCAGGACCAGCACGCCCACGCTGAGGATCCACGTGATCAGGACGGGGCCGAGGTCACGGGCGCGGGGCAGGTCGATGAACAGCAGGCGCCGTCCGGCGAGCGCCAGGACGTCGCGCTTGGCGACCAGATATCCGGCGAAGAACACGACGAGCGCCAGCTTGGCGAACTCGCCCGGCTGGATGGAGAAGCCGCCCACGCCGACCCAGATGCGCGCGCCGTTGATCTCTTTGCCCAGACCGGGCACCAGAGGAAGGATCAGCAGCGCCATGCCGGTGAAGCCGGCCGTGTACGTCAGGCGCTGGAGAACGCGGTGGTCGCGCAGGACGAGCAGCGTCACGGAGAACATGACGATGCCGAGCCCGGTCCAGAAGAGCTGGGTGCTCGCGGAGGCCAGCTTGGGCGCGGACTGCTCGATGCGGTAGATCATCACCAGGCCCAGGCCGTTGACCAGGGTCACCAGTGGAAGCAGAAGGGGATCGGCCCAGGGGGCGAACTTCGCCAGCACGAGATAGGCGGCGAGCATCAGGACGCCCAGGCCGAGGCCGTAGGTGAGCATGCCCGCGGGCACCTGGTCGTTCAGACCCAGCCCGACATTGGCGTAGGCCACCATGACGATCGCCACGGCGAAGGCGAGCATGACAAGCTGTGCCCCCCGCCGTTTGGCGGTCGT includes these proteins:
- a CDS encoding FtsW/RodA/SpoVE family cell cycle protein, encoding MSAVDVAAVPTTAKRRGAQLVMLAFAVAIVMVAYANVGLGLNDQVPAGMLTYGLGLGVLMLAAYLVLAKFAPWADPLLLPLVTLVNGLGLVMIYRIEQSAPKLASASTQLFWTGLGIVMFSVTLLVLRDHRVLQRLTYTAGFTGMALLILPLVPGLGKEINGARIWVGVGGFSIQPGEFAKLALVVFFAGYLVAKRDVLALAGRRLLFIDLPRARDLGPVLITWILSVGVLVLEKDLGTSLLLFGAFVAMLYIATQRTSWVLIGITLFLSGAFAAGLLFDHVKARFDVWLDPADPALFDKVGGSAQLMEGLFGMGSGGVLGTGLGQGHPDLIPLSFSDFIFTATGEELGLTGLMALLMVYGLIVQRGLRTAVAARDPFSKLLAGGISFILAWQVFIIVGGVTNLIPLTGLVTPFMSQGGSALLANWILIALLVRMSDAARRPPPQAIQDEGLTQVFQR